A single region of the Changchengzhania lutea genome encodes:
- a CDS encoding tRNA (cytidine(34)-2'-O)-methyltransferase, with the protein MPLNIVLIEPEIPNNTGNIGRLALASGSNLHLVKPFGFQIDDSRLKRAGLDYWQHLNVFYYDNIDDFFFKNKDQAMAFLSSHGSKNHWDIPFQNDLFLIFGKESVGLPKSIIKKHKQHLYKIPLFSKHVRSLNLANAVGIVVYEGLKSIS; encoded by the coding sequence ATGCCTTTAAACATTGTATTGATTGAACCCGAAATACCAAATAACACTGGTAATATCGGACGCTTGGCTTTAGCATCCGGTTCCAATTTGCATTTAGTAAAACCTTTTGGTTTCCAAATTGACGATTCGCGTTTAAAACGTGCCGGATTAGATTACTGGCAACATTTAAATGTTTTCTACTATGATAATATAGACGACTTTTTCTTTAAAAATAAAGATCAGGCCATGGCCTTTTTATCCAGTCATGGTTCAAAAAATCATTGGGATATTCCTTTTCAAAATGATCTATTTTTAATCTTCGGTAAGGAATCAGTTGGCTTGCCAAAATCGATTATTAAAAAACACAAGCAACATCTTTATAAAATTCCTTTATTCAGTAAACATGTAAGAAGTTTAAATCTGGCAAATGCGGTAGGTATTGTGGTCTACGAAGGCTTAAAATCTATATCCTAA
- a CDS encoding anthranilate synthase component II: MTKVLVIDNYDSFTYNLVHYLEDLNCEVTVVRNDKLNLEDVEPFQKIVLSPGPGIPDEAGLLKPIIKKYAATKSILGVCLGQQAISEVFGGSLINLDNVYHGVATQVTICVDDEILFKDLDKNLEVGRYHSWVVDPNLPACLEATSFDSNGQVMSLRHKQYDVKGVQYHPESVLTPDGKKILENWLNS, encoded by the coding sequence ATGACAAAAGTATTGGTAATCGATAATTACGACAGTTTCACCTACAATTTGGTGCATTATTTAGAAGATTTAAACTGCGAGGTCACCGTGGTTAGAAATGATAAATTAAATTTAGAGGATGTTGAACCATTTCAAAAAATCGTATTGTCACCTGGTCCAGGAATTCCAGACGAGGCTGGTTTACTTAAACCAATTATTAAAAAATATGCCGCAACCAAAAGCATTTTAGGAGTATGTTTAGGGCAGCAAGCCATTAGCGAAGTCTTTGGAGGATCACTTATTAATTTGGACAATGTGTATCACGGTGTTGCCACGCAAGTCACCATTTGCGTGGATGATGAGATACTTTTCAAGGATTTAGATAAGAATTTAGAAGTTGGTCGTTATCATTCCTGGGTGGTCGATCCTAATTTGCCAGCATGTTTAGAAGCCACTTCTTTTGATAGCAATGGCCAGGTCATGTCGTTAAGACATAAACAATATGACGTAAAAGGCGTTCAATATCATCCCGAATCGGTTTTAACACCAGACGGGAAAAAAATATTGGAAAACTGGTTGAATAGTTAG
- the trpD gene encoding anthranilate phosphoribosyltransferase — MKNLLNRLINHESISSEEAKHVLVNISNGMYNQNQIASFLTVFMMRSITLEELRGFRDALLELCISIDLKEFNAIDLCGTGGDGKDTFNISTLSSFVTAGAGVKVAKHGNYGVSSACGSSNVMEYLGIKFSNNEDFLKQTIDKAGICVLHAPLFHPAMKNVAPIRRELGVKTFFNMLGPMVNPSFPKNQMVGVFNLELLRLYGYLYQNTDKNYSIVHALDGYDEISLTGKTKVISNDSETLFSPEDLGVSQINQEAIFGGNTVEDAANIFINVIRGKGTEAQNNVVCANAGLAISTTKQISHKAGFEMAKESLLSGKAQGSLDKLIELSK, encoded by the coding sequence ATGAAAAATTTATTAAACAGACTTATAAATCACGAAAGTATTTCCAGCGAAGAAGCAAAACACGTTTTGGTAAACATTTCCAATGGCATGTACAACCAAAACCAAATCGCTTCTTTCCTTACCGTATTCATGATGCGTAGCATCACACTAGAAGAATTAAGAGGATTTAGAGATGCGCTTTTGGAGCTTTGTATCTCCATAGACTTAAAGGAATTTAATGCCATTGATTTGTGCGGCACTGGTGGTGATGGCAAAGACACCTTTAACATCTCAACCTTATCATCTTTTGTTACAGCTGGCGCGGGCGTAAAAGTAGCGAAACATGGCAATTATGGTGTGTCATCAGCTTGCGGGTCTTCCAACGTTATGGAATACTTAGGCATCAAGTTTTCTAATAATGAAGATTTCTTAAAACAAACCATTGACAAAGCAGGAATCTGTGTGCTTCACGCGCCGTTATTCCATCCAGCCATGAAAAATGTAGCACCCATTCGTCGTGAATTGGGTGTAAAAACCTTTTTTAATATGTTGGGCCCTATGGTAAATCCTTCATTTCCTAAAAATCAAATGGTAGGCGTCTTCAACTTAGAATTGCTGCGTTTGTATGGTTACCTCTATCAAAATACCGATAAAAATTATAGCATCGTGCATGCCTTAGATGGTTATGACGAAATATCATTAACAGGAAAAACCAAAGTGATTTCAAATGATTCTGAAACACTTTTTTCACCAGAAGATTTAGGAGTTTCTCAAATTAACCAAGAAGCCATTTTTGGAGGAAATACTGTTGAGGATGCTGCTAATATTTTTATAAATGTAATACGTGGTAAAGGGACGGAAGCTCAAAACAATGTGGTTTGTGCCAACGCAGGTTTAGCTATTTCCACAACGAAACAAATAAGTCATAAAGCAGGTTTTGAAATGGCAAAAGAATCATTACTTTCTGGAAAAGCACAAGGCAGTTTAGATAAATTGATTGAATTGAGTAAATAA
- a CDS encoding VF530 family protein — MESQPNNPLHGIKLEQIINDLVAHYGWEYMGYMVKIKCFTDKPSVKSSLKFLRRTPWARTKVEAMYLKMLEKKN, encoded by the coding sequence GTGGAATCGCAACCAAATAACCCATTACACGGTATCAAGCTGGAGCAAATCATTAACGATTTGGTGGCCCATTATGGTTGGGAATATATGGGATACATGGTGAAAATAAAATGCTTTACCGATAAGCCATCAGTCAAATCAAGTTTAAAATTTTTACGTCGCACACCATGGGCAAGAACGAAAGTGGAGGCTATGTATTTAAAGATGTTAGAGAAAAAGAACTGA
- the trpC gene encoding indole-3-glycerol phosphate synthase TrpC: protein MNILDKITLDKRREVALRKNLIPISQLEQSVLFERQTISLAHNLRHSSSGIIAEHKRRSPSKSVINNSLNIQDVAKGYEDAGVCGMSVLTDGKYFGGSLDDLLTARASCRLPLLRKEFIIDEYQLLEAKAYGADVILLIATILSRDEIKQFSEFAKSLHLDVLLEVHNEEELHKSIMPSLDMLGVNNRSLKTFEVSLETSKQLSSIIPEDFVKVSESGISHINAIKALKPYGYQGFLIGENFMKTDNPGASATEFIKGLL, encoded by the coding sequence ATGAATATATTAGACAAAATAACATTAGATAAAAGAAGGGAAGTAGCACTTCGAAAAAACCTCATACCAATTTCACAATTGGAGCAATCTGTCTTATTTGAAAGACAAACCATTTCATTAGCTCACAATTTAAGACATAGTTCTTCAGGAATTATTGCAGAGCATAAGCGTAGATCTCCTTCAAAATCTGTAATTAATAATAGTTTGAATATTCAAGACGTTGCTAAAGGCTATGAAGATGCTGGTGTTTGTGGCATGTCTGTTTTAACTGATGGAAAATATTTTGGCGGTTCTTTAGATGATTTATTAACTGCAAGAGCAAGTTGCCGGTTACCACTGCTTAGAAAAGAATTCATAATAGACGAATACCAACTTTTAGAAGCCAAAGCTTATGGTGCCGATGTTATTTTACTAATCGCTACCATTTTATCCAGAGATGAAATTAAGCAATTTTCAGAATTTGCAAAAAGTTTGCACTTAGATGTCCTTTTAGAAGTTCATAATGAAGAAGAATTGCACAAATCCATCATGCCTAGTTTGGATATGTTGGGTGTAAATAATAGAAGTTTAAAAACATTCGAAGTCAGTTTAGAAACCAGCAAGCAATTAAGTAGCATTATTCCTGAAGATTTCGTGAAAGTTTCAGAAAGTGGTATAAGTCATATTAATGCCATCAAAGCATTAAAGCCTTACGGTTATCAAGGGTTTCTAATTGGTGAAAACTTTATGAAAACCGATAACCCAGGTGCAAGCGCCACTGAATTTATAAAAGGCCTCCTTTAA
- a CDS encoding rhodanese-like domain-containing protein → MEDLTQEEWVTQLEHDENAVILDVRTDDEVQEGIIPNAVHLDIYKGQEFINELHSLDKSKNYYVYCRSGKRSGQACSIMAQLGFENAYNLEGGILKWEGDLIDIE, encoded by the coding sequence ATGGAAGACTTAACGCAAGAAGAATGGGTAACACAGTTAGAACATGATGAGAATGCTGTGATATTAGATGTTAGAACAGATGATGAAGTGCAAGAAGGCATTATACCTAACGCTGTGCATTTAGATATTTATAAAGGCCAAGAATTTATTAATGAGTTGCATAGCTTAGATAAAAGTAAAAACTATTATGTATACTGCAGGTCTGGGAAAAGAAGTGGACAAGCATGCTCTATAATGGCACAACTTGGTTTTGAAAACGCTTATAATTTAGAAGGTGGCATTTTGAAATGGGAAGGTGATTTAATTGATATAGAATAA
- a CDS encoding TlpA disulfide reductase family protein: MKLKTLFFAILIICSCADNKKNENVVMETRTSTKKNHEVTDAIILEVYDYAGLEEFLNNHDDKIHVVNFWATWCAPCVKELPYFEKLNEHYASKNVEVLLVSLDFPHLYDSKLKPFIKRNGLKSKVIALDDVDMNSWIPKVDKGWSGSIPATLIYRNDVKEFYERSFTYSGLEEEINKFIN, translated from the coding sequence ATGAAATTAAAAACTCTTTTTTTTGCCATATTAATAATTTGTAGTTGTGCTGATAATAAGAAAAATGAAAATGTTGTCATGGAAACACGCACATCAACAAAAAAGAATCATGAAGTTACGGATGCTATAATTTTAGAAGTTTATGATTATGCTGGGCTTGAGGAATTTTTAAACAATCATGACGATAAAATTCATGTTGTTAATTTTTGGGCCACTTGGTGCGCCCCGTGTGTTAAAGAGTTGCCATATTTTGAAAAATTAAATGAACACTATGCATCAAAAAATGTGGAAGTATTATTAGTCAGCCTCGATTTTCCGCATTTATATGATTCAAAGTTGAAACCCTTTATAAAGCGTAATGGTCTAAAATCTAAAGTGATCGCTTTAGACGATGTAGATATGAATTCGTGGATTCCTAAAGTGGATAAAGGCTGGTCTGGATCAATACCTGCAACATTAATATATAGAAATGATGTTAAGGAATTTTATGAACGATCATTTACATATAGTGGATTAGAAGAAGAAATCAATAAATTTATAAATTAG
- a CDS encoding phosphoribosylanthranilate isomerase has protein sequence MKYQDNIIQVATLQPDYLGFIFYEKSVRNFDASNIPKLPNSIKKTGVFVNADIDFVIEKINTHNLQAVQLHGEESPEYCLKLKRHEEERNDVVISSGETDCRDFEKKSHNDKNIEIIKVFSIKNEFNFEILKPYENVVDYFLFDTKGKLPGGNGYTFDWAILNNYPSTVPFFLSGGIGLNEVENIKNFQQSKASKYCYAIDVNSQFEIEPGLKNIEDLKEFKRNVITRR, from the coding sequence ATGAAATATCAAGATAACATAATCCAAGTTGCTACATTGCAACCGGATTATCTTGGGTTTATTTTTTACGAAAAATCCGTACGGAACTTTGATGCTTCTAATATTCCTAAATTACCAAATTCAATAAAAAAAACAGGCGTTTTTGTTAATGCCGATATTGATTTTGTTATTGAAAAAATCAACACCCATAATTTACAAGCAGTTCAGTTACATGGTGAAGAATCGCCAGAATATTGCTTGAAATTGAAACGTCATGAAGAGGAAAGAAACGACGTGGTAATCTCTTCAGGTGAAACAGACTGCCGCGACTTTGAAAAAAAGTCTCACAATGACAAGAACATTGAAATCATTAAAGTATTCTCCATCAAAAACGAATTTAACTTTGAGATTTTAAAACCCTATGAAAACGTAGTTGACTATTTCCTGTTTGATACCAAAGGAAAATTACCCGGAGGCAATGGTTATACTTTTGATTGGGCTATTTTAAACAACTATCCATCAACAGTACCGTTTTTTCTTAGCGGCGGTATTGGTTTAAATGAAGTTGAAAACATTAAAAACTTCCAACAAAGCAAAGCTTCAAAATACTGCTACGCTATAGACGTAAACAGTCAATTTGAAATAGAACCGGGATTAAAGAATATTGAAGATTTAAAGGAATTTAAAAGAAACGTCATTACGAGGAGATAA
- a CDS encoding anthranilate synthase component I family protein, which translates to MKTYSLYTHYKKILADTITPVSIYLKIRDKYPNSILLESSDYHANDNSFSYICFNPIASIKVKNESISQTFPDGHTEETSINESTNVTEEIHQFTKRFQVNSDTDFKFINNGIFGYIAYDAVRYFEDIKISKKNDSIEIPDVYYAVYQNIIAINHHKNEAYIFAHCFDTESNIDDIDHLIKVKNFASYNFKSKGDITSNLTDNEYKAQVELAKKHCARGDVFQLVLSKNFAQEFKGDEFNVYRALRNINPSPYLFYFDYGNFKIFGSSPEAQLIVSEGQAEIHPIAGTFKRTGNDTQDAELAKLLVKDDKENAEHVMLVDLARNDLSRNGSDVTVDTYREVQFFSHVIHLVSKVTGTKHQDTATMQVVADTFPAGTLSGAPKHRAMQLIEQYEKTSRAFYGGAIGFMDFEGNFNHAIMIRTFLSKNHKLHWQAGAGLVSKSNPENELQEVYNKLGALTKAIELAEDI; encoded by the coding sequence ATGAAAACATATAGTCTATACACGCATTACAAAAAAATTCTGGCAGACACCATCACCCCTGTTAGTATTTATTTAAAAATACGCGATAAATACCCTAATAGTATTTTGCTAGAAAGTAGCGATTATCACGCTAATGATAACAGTTTCTCATACATCTGTTTTAACCCCATAGCCTCAATAAAAGTTAAAAACGAAAGTATTTCACAAACATTTCCTGATGGTCATACCGAAGAAACCAGTATTAACGAATCAACAAATGTTACAGAGGAGATTCACCAATTTACTAAACGATTTCAGGTGAATTCGGATACGGATTTCAAATTTATCAATAATGGTATTTTTGGTTATATTGCTTATGATGCCGTAAGATACTTTGAAGATATCAAGATCTCCAAAAAGAATGATTCCATTGAAATACCAGATGTGTATTATGCGGTATATCAAAACATCATCGCCATTAATCACCATAAAAATGAAGCCTATATCTTTGCACATTGTTTTGATACAGAAAGTAATATTGATGACATAGATCACTTAATTAAAGTAAAAAATTTTGCGTCTTACAACTTCAAATCAAAAGGCGATATCACGTCGAACTTAACAGATAATGAATATAAGGCACAGGTAGAATTGGCAAAAAAGCATTGTGCGCGTGGTGATGTATTTCAACTGGTACTCTCTAAAAATTTCGCTCAAGAATTCAAGGGTGACGAATTTAATGTGTATCGGGCCTTACGCAACATCAACCCATCGCCTTACCTATTTTATTTTGATTACGGTAATTTCAAAATTTTCGGAAGTTCTCCAGAAGCACAACTTATTGTTAGCGAAGGACAAGCGGAAATTCATCCCATCGCCGGCACTTTTAAGCGAACGGGTAACGACACGCAAGATGCCGAATTAGCCAAACTTCTAGTAAAAGACGATAAAGAAAATGCAGAGCATGTGATGTTGGTGGATTTAGCAAGAAATGATCTCAGCCGTAACGGGAGCGATGTCACGGTAGACACCTATAGAGAGGTTCAATTTTTCTCACATGTCATCCATTTAGTCAGTAAGGTTACAGGAACAAAACATCAAGACACGGCAACCATGCAAGTGGTGGCAGATACCTTTCCTGCTGGCACATTAAGTGGCGCACCAAAACATCGTGCTATGCAACTCATTGAACAATACGAAAAAACAAGTAGAGCCTTTTATGGTGGTGCTATTGGGTTTATGGATTTTGAAGGAAATTTTAACCATGCCATCATGATCCGTACTTTTTTAAGTAAAAACCACAAATTACATTGGCAGGCAGGCGCAGGGTTAGTGTCAAAATCCAACCCAGAAAACGAGTTACAGGAAGTATATAATAAATTAGGAGCATTAACAAAAGCTATAGAGTTAGCAGAAGATATTTAA
- a CDS encoding DUF6500 family protein: MKQVLKDKIIEVCDKKMASKGDNVGLSFYAFFANKNDNPELLMEAATWWIKTHKLNHFEKAVKIKSLVSGIATK; the protein is encoded by the coding sequence ATGAAACAGGTTCTAAAGGATAAAATTATTGAAGTTTGCGACAAAAAGATGGCATCAAAAGGGGATAACGTGGGTTTGTCCTTTTATGCTTTTTTTGCAAATAAGAATGATAATCCGGAATTATTGATGGAAGCTGCTACATGGTGGATTAAAACGCATAAACTAAATCATTTTGAAAAAGCTGTTAAAATTAAAAGTTTAGTTAGTGGAATCGCAACCAAATAA
- the trpA gene encoding tryptophan synthase subunit alpha, whose product MNRINQKLQQEEKILSIYFTAGYPSINNTVSIIQDLEKSGVDMIEIGLPFSDPLADGPTIQASSTQALQNGMTTELLFNQLQDIRKTVDIPLIIMGYFNPILQYGVEAFCKKCQEIGIDGLIIPDLPVDVYHDDYKSTFEKYGLINVFLITPQTSDHRIQFIDSISNGFIYMVSSASVTGSQSGFGKDQTQYFERISNMHLKNPQIIGFGISDKDTFSQATKHAKGAIIGSAFIKHLTNNDIASIGDFVKSIRSKN is encoded by the coding sequence ATGAACAGAATAAATCAAAAATTACAACAAGAGGAAAAAATATTGTCTATATACTTTACAGCAGGTTATCCCAGTATCAACAATACCGTTTCCATTATTCAAGATCTCGAAAAAAGCGGTGTAGACATGATCGAAATTGGACTCCCTTTTAGCGATCCTTTGGCAGACGGCCCAACCATTCAAGCAAGCTCTACACAGGCTTTACAAAACGGCATGACCACTGAGCTACTTTTTAATCAGTTACAGGACATAAGAAAAACGGTCGATATTCCTTTAATCATTATGGGGTATTTTAACCCGATACTTCAATATGGCGTGGAAGCCTTCTGTAAAAAATGCCAGGAGATTGGTATCGATGGACTTATCATACCAGATTTACCTGTAGATGTGTATCATGATGACTATAAATCGACATTTGAAAAATATGGATTAATCAACGTGTTTTTAATCACGCCACAAACGTCCGATCATCGCATTCAATTTATCGATTCCATTTCAAACGGATTTATTTATATGGTCAGTAGCGCCAGCGTTACGGGAAGTCAATCTGGTTTTGGAAAAGACCAAACGCAGTATTTTGAGCGTATATCTAATATGCATCTGAAAAACCCCCAAATTATTGGTTTTGGAATTTCAGATAAAGACACCTTTTCACAGGCTACCAAACATGCCAAGGGTGCCATTATTGGAAGTGCTTTTATAAAACATCTTACAAATAATGACATAGCAAGCATTGGTGATTTCGTGAAATCCATACGTTCTAAAAATTAA
- a CDS encoding thioredoxin family protein, protein MKTPIKLIACFAIVIGLSAFTITSNTTSDGYKIGDVADDFSLKNIDGNMVSLSDYKDAKGFIITFTCNTCPFAVKYEDRIIELDKKYALKGYPVIAIMPNNTSVKPGDNMDAMKARATSKGFTFPYLMDEGQNVYPKFGATKTPHIFVLQKTKDGNVVKYIGAIDDNYQDAAAVKTRYVENAVDALLAGKEVKETETKAIGCSIKV, encoded by the coding sequence ATGAAAACACCCATTAAACTGATAGCATGCTTTGCTATTGTAATTGGCCTAAGCGCTTTTACTATTACCAGTAATACAACAAGTGATGGCTATAAAATAGGCGATGTAGCTGATGATTTTTCTCTTAAGAATATTGATGGTAACATGGTGTCCTTATCAGATTATAAAGATGCAAAAGGGTTTATTATAACTTTTACTTGTAATACTTGTCCGTTTGCTGTGAAGTATGAAGATAGAATTATTGAGTTGGATAAAAAATATGCTTTAAAAGGCTATCCCGTTATAGCCATTATGCCTAACAATACCAGTGTGAAACCTGGGGATAATATGGATGCTATGAAAGCGCGCGCTACAAGCAAAGGCTTTACGTTTCCTTATTTAATGGATGAAGGCCAAAACGTGTACCCTAAATTTGGGGCGACTAAAACGCCACATATATTCGTTTTACAAAAAACAAAGGATGGTAATGTTGTGAAATATATAGGTGCTATTGATGATAACTACCAAGATGCTGCTGCTGTTAAAACAAGATATGTTGAAAATGCCGTAGATGCATTGCTAGCTGGAAAAGAAGTAAAAGAAACGGAAACAAAAGCTATTGGTTGTAGTATTAAAGTCTAG
- a CDS encoding SIMPL domain-containing protein encodes MKKTLSATVFSLAIIIAAIIFGNAVINRNKKAGTIAVTGLGQTNFTSDLIVWEAKFSRINTDLKEGYSNLKKDKTLIQAYLNSKGLPDSLIVFSAVETQKNMKQNYGTNGNYLGQEFTGYTLNQTVQINSPAVEQVEKISREVTDLLNQGIQLYSMPPRYYYTKLEDLKIEMIARATENANLRAKRIAENSGANLDDLITANMGIFQITGQNSNEDYSWGGAYNTTSKEKTASITMKLTYQVD; translated from the coding sequence ATGAAAAAGACTCTTAGTGCCACCGTATTCTCACTTGCTATTATTATAGCTGCCATCATTTTTGGCAATGCAGTAATAAATAGAAATAAAAAAGCCGGTACTATAGCCGTGACGGGATTGGGACAGACTAATTTCACTTCAGATTTAATTGTTTGGGAGGCTAAGTTTTCCAGAATTAACACTGATTTAAAAGAAGGCTATTCCAATTTAAAAAAGGATAAAACCCTCATCCAAGCGTATCTTAATTCCAAAGGCCTCCCAGATAGCCTAATCGTTTTCAGTGCGGTTGAAACGCAGAAAAACATGAAGCAAAACTATGGCACTAACGGTAATTATTTGGGCCAGGAATTTACGGGATACACCCTCAATCAAACGGTGCAAATCAATTCGCCTGCGGTCGAACAGGTTGAAAAGATCTCAAGAGAAGTGACCGATTTATTAAATCAAGGCATTCAATTGTACTCCATGCCCCCTCGATATTATTATACCAAACTGGAAGATTTAAAAATTGAAATGATTGCACGAGCTACAGAAAACGCCAATTTGAGAGCGAAACGCATTGCTGAAAACTCTGGCGCAAATTTGGATGACTTAATCACTGCAAATATGGGTATTTTTCAAATTACGGGACAAAACTCCAATGAAGATTATTCCTGGGGCGGCGCATATAATACCACGTCAAAAGAAAAAACAGCATCCATCACCATGAAACTCACTTATCAAGTAGATTAA
- a CDS encoding rhodanese-like domain-containing protein codes for MKRFIFLIACTFSLTLLNCQQAKQNSVVETIAPEAFEQLLEKQTVQLVDVRTLEEFQEEHIEAAINMDFLAPSFIEEIDKLDKDQPVLIYCRSGKRSANSIEQFQQVGFKKIVNLDGGILNWKSEGFPVTSQ; via the coding sequence ATGAAAAGATTTATATTTTTAATAGCATGTACCTTTAGTTTAACCTTACTTAATTGTCAACAAGCTAAACAAAATAGTGTTGTTGAAACGATTGCACCTGAGGCTTTTGAACAACTTCTAGAGAAGCAGACCGTTCAGTTAGTAGATGTGAGAACACTTGAAGAGTTTCAGGAAGAACATATTGAAGCTGCAATAAATATGGATTTTTTAGCACCTTCATTCATTGAGGAGATTGACAAATTAGATAAAGATCAACCTGTGCTTATCTATTGCCGTTCAGGAAAGCGCAGTGCCAATAGCATTGAACAATTTCAGCAAGTCGGTTTCAAAAAAATCGTCAACCTTGATGGCGGTATTTTAAATTGGAAATCTGAAGGGTTTCCAGTTACAAGTCAATAA
- the trpB gene encoding tryptophan synthase subunit beta, translating to MNYNVNEKGYYGEFGGAFIPEMLYPNVEELRQNYLKIMAEPDFKKEFDQLLKDYVGRPSPLYFAKRLSKKYNTKIYLKREDLNHTGAHKINNTIGQILMAQRLGKTRIIAETGAGQHGVATATVCALMGLECIVYMGEIDIARQAPNVARMKMLGAKVVPALSGSRTLKDATNEAIRDWINNPVDTHYIIGSAIGPHPYPDMVTRFQSVISEEIKWQLKAQVGREDPDYLVACIGGGSNAAGTYYHYLHNEAVGIIAVEAAGLGVDSGESAATSVLGKEGIIHGCKTLLMQTQDGQITEPYSISAGLDYPGVGPMHAHLSKTGRAEFISITDSDAMEAGLELSKLEGIIPAIETAHALALFKHKTFKPDDVVVVSLSGRGDKDLENYIDYFKI from the coding sequence ATGAATTACAACGTAAACGAAAAAGGATATTATGGTGAATTTGGAGGGGCGTTTATTCCAGAAATGCTATATCCAAATGTGGAAGAGTTACGCCAAAATTACTTAAAAATAATGGCAGAACCCGATTTTAAAAAAGAGTTCGATCAGCTTTTAAAAGATTATGTTGGGCGTCCTTCTCCGCTCTATTTTGCGAAACGTCTTTCTAAAAAGTACAACACGAAAATTTACCTAAAACGCGAAGATTTAAATCATACAGGCGCACACAAAATAAACAATACCATTGGTCAAATCCTGATGGCACAACGTCTAGGTAAAACCAGAATCATTGCTGAAACAGGGGCAGGACAGCACGGTGTTGCCACTGCCACGGTTTGTGCATTAATGGGCTTGGAATGTATTGTTTATATGGGTGAAATTGATATTGCCAGACAGGCACCTAATGTCGCCCGAATGAAAATGTTGGGCGCCAAAGTTGTTCCTGCCTTATCCGGAAGCAGAACGCTAAAAGACGCCACAAACGAAGCCATTAGAGATTGGATAAACAACCCCGTAGACACCCATTATATCATAGGGTCTGCCATTGGGCCGCACCCTTATCCAGATATGGTCACACGGTTTCAATCGGTCATATCAGAAGAAATAAAATGGCAATTAAAAGCACAGGTAGGTCGTGAAGATCCGGATTATTTGGTAGCCTGCATTGGCGGTGGTAGTAATGCAGCAGGTACGTATTATCACTATTTACATAATGAAGCCGTTGGCATCATTGCTGTTGAAGCCGCCGGATTGGGTGTTGATTCTGGCGAAAGCGCGGCCACCTCGGTTTTAGGAAAAGAAGGCATTATACATGGTTGTAAAACCCTATTGATGCAAACGCAGGATGGTCAAATTACAGAGCCCTACTCTATTTCGGCAGGTCTAGATTACCCAGGTGTTGGCCCGATGCACGCGCATTTATCAAAAACAGGACGCGCCGAGTTCATATCAATAACCGATAGTGATGCTATGGAGGCCGGTTTGGAACTCTCGAAATTAGAGGGCATTATTCCAGCCATTGAAACCGCGCACGCCCTAGCACTTTTTAAGCACAAAACCTTCAAACCAGACGATGTTGTGGTAGTCAGTCTATCGGGGCGGGGCGATAAGGATTTAGAAAATTATATCGATTATTTTAAAATATAA